Below is a window of Canis lupus dingo isolate Sandy chromosome 30, ASM325472v2, whole genome shotgun sequence DNA.
ATTTTCTATACTATTAAGTTGATTATTTTGCTCACATGTTTTGGGccttttaaagtctttatttgaGCACTTGTTTTCATGTTTGTTCAAATATCCAGACATTTCCAACatagcagtttttatttttgagtcatttttctTAGAATCCTCAAATTGATCATTGTTAAAAGATTCTGgattacaattttcattttttattttttctttatatttatttgtacaaatttgtttttcaatattgttGCAATTTGAATACTGTTTATCAGTTTCATTGCTAATTTCTTGCTCCTTAAATTGACACTCAGAAAGTGTATTTTCCAATCTGACTGTCAaatctaagttattttttttgCAGTGAGGCATATTTGAGGGAGTCAATATACCAGCGGTTttgttctgtctctcttgaaATGTATTTTGGATGATTTCACTAGGATTGTCCTGATACAGATTTCTTATTTGAGGTTTCAAAGAGGACTTGACTTTACTATCGCATTTAAAAGAACTCAATGATTTTTTGGGTATTAAGTTTGTCCCTTCACTGCTAtcttccaaaaaggaaaattttgtattagaaatggaaatggaagtgtcatccttgtttttcttcaacaaatttttatCTTCATACAAACTCCTAAACACCTTAGAAGGAACCGAACTGGAGTCATGCATGTTGAATGACTGCCGGGATAAATGTGATGCTGTTGGATCAATATGCTCCAAGTGTTGAGCAATCCTTGCGATAACATCTTGCCGCTCTTGGAGTAAGGAGCCTATCAAAGGATTAGTCTCACCAACAGACTGACGAGAATAAAGACCATCAGAAATGCCAGTTGCACTTCGAAGAGTTTCtgtttttacttgaatttttccCTCGCTGGTATCTTCTGAGGAGGAAAGCTCCGGACTaccaaaagaaatggagaaaggttctttacattttctcacgttttcattttcttgtgcaACCCGGAAAAGTTTTGAATTAAGTGAACTAGACTCTTGCATATTAAATGGATGTCCAGGAACATGTGAAGTGCTTGGATCACAATGAATCAAATGCTGAGCAATTCTTGCAATAACTTCTTGTCGATCCTGAATTAAAGAACCTATTAAAGGATTAGTCTCACCAACTGATGGCCAGGAACTCTGGTGGCTAGATACACTGGAATCAATcattgaaaatgattttaatgttCTCACTGGTGTTTCGTGTGACTTTCTATCTCCTCTACCACTGAAGCCCAGAATATTAGCTTGACATGTTCCATAGTCAGATTTATTGCCAGTGCCTGGATACAGTTTGACATTTTTGACAGCTGCAGTATACTCTGAAGTTGTGCCATTTTTTGCGTTTTCAGGTGCCAGGGCCCAAGATTGTTTGCTACACAGACGCTGTGAACTATTTGTACTACATTGTTCAGCTTCATTAGAATTGCGGTGCTGATGGGCTTTAAGTTCATGTTCTTGAATTCTTTTCTCATAAAGGCCAATATTAGTGTGAATACTACAGGTCAACACTGGGTAATTAGATTGTCTGGGCAAGGACTGCACGCTGACTTTCAAGGCCACATTGTGAGAAACATTAGGAACAGGAAACACATGTTCAATTGGAGTCTGTGAAAAATTCCACTGCAGGTCTACATCAGCAGCACTGATTCTAGAATcatacagaaaaatagagaatcaATGGATTATACAATTCATAACATTAtagtatattataaaaaattttaggCAGTCATAGACTGATCTTTGTTTGCATTAATTACTATCAAGGCTTTACTTTCAGCTACTTTACCATGCATGTCATTCTGATAAAACCAAATAAAGTACAATAGTTTAGAACAGAGAGtatctctttttaagattttatttatttattcatgagagacacagagagagagaggcagagatataggtcgagggagaagcaggctccccatgggaagcctgatgcagcacttgatcctgggacccctggatcgtgatctgagctgaagacagatgcttgaccactgagccacccagatgcaatACATTTTgagagatgtatttttttaagaatattagcCCACATAAGCATTAAAGcttaagaatgtttttattattatttaagattttatttatttattcatgagacacacagagagagagagagaggtagagacttatgcagagagagaagcagggtccatgcagggagcccgatgtgggactcaatcccaggactccaggatcatgccctgggccaaaggcagatgctcaacgctgagccacccaggtgtccctaaagctTAAGAATATTATGAGTTActtgtcaaaagagaaaaaatggactTTGTATTTACTACTAAATAAATAGAGTCAGCTAATTCTTTTATACAAGGTGATTAAGAAATGCTCTTCATCTCATGGCCACCTGCCTACAGAGACAATTAGATAGCTGTTCAGCAGCCTGTAAATTTATAGTTTTCAAGATACAAAAATTAAGTAAGTATACCATTATGGAAACTCAGCAGCCCAGAAAGTTTTCTACTGTGTATACACTGGCAGCATTATATCCACTATTGGTTTTGAAAGctaaaaaatgttctgaaaactATTCTATGCCAAATTTAACCCAAAAAGCAAAACTCATACTGATTCCCATTTAAATTTCTCTAACTTTTGAGAAAAACTTCAGTAAATTTTATCTACTTACATTtaggaatgaaggaaataaactacttaaaaggtaaaatattcaGTATCTAACCAACATAATTGAATATGCACTGTTCTTATTTTGCCCTAGACATACCTGTAAAGAATATTTCGTGGAATAGCACCATGAGAAACACTCAGCCAAGCACTTAattgagaaaaaaacacaaatgagcGGACAGCCAATAGAAGAGTCTTTTCTTCAATAAATCGATCACCACTCCTAAGGGAAGtaaaaagtatcatttaaatGTCAGCAAGTACAAAATGACTGAATTGTAGAAAGATTGAAGCTAAAACATTTAGGATGTGTGCTTTCAAGAGTATAGAAGTGCACTTACTAGTGTTACTTCAAGTCACACAAgtatgaaatgtttaaattttactaCATAAATAGAAGAATTCAATGAcatgatatattattaaaataatttatagaaagcAATGGAAAACCTGATCTACCAACAACTTATAACTCTGTGCAACTTACTGTCGAGGAACTGGCTCCAATATCCATCTTTCTAATAATAATGCATCTTGCTTAATTGCAGGATCATTAAGATCAATCCCTTCTGTGGTGGGTCCATCATCACTGTAGCAGCAGTCTGGTAGTAGCATCACTTCCACCATGATTGGAAGGTTGTTCTTCCACAACAATGAGACCTCAGACCTAGTTCTTCTGGCTTGGCGACACttgagagaaaatgaatataagcAAAATGTCTTGATGGGCCAAAAAtttcatgtttaaattttaaaattataattgtaaaACAGACAACTCTATGACAAATGAGTTATCAATTGCAGAGCTTTGCTTAGGCTTGTCTATTTAGATTTCATCATTAAATAATGGGTTAACACTAGTGAGTTCTAGAGTGTGAGATGTAGCACTAAACATTTGTGATGCAAATTTTCTTGGAGGGATATTTTTGCTCTATTTTGCAGAAAAATAACTGCCACAACACAAATCTGACAGGCCTTGAGATGGCCCAGCctagtatgtaaattatatcatcATTACAGAAGAAAGATTCATTCTAAGtggaaagcaaaatattaaaaattaattttcattaaatgatCAAAATAGATAagatttaaaaagtgtaaaatttgaggcacctgggtggctcagtgactgagcatctgcctttgacttaagtcatgatcctggggttctgggaccaagcctgcattgggctccctgctcagcagggagtctgcttctttgtctccctctgctcctccccttctctcatgctcactctctctcaaataaataa
It encodes the following:
- the ATOSA gene encoding protein FAM214A isoform X4, with product MKPDRDALDEYFEYDAEEFLVSLALLITEGRTPECSVKGRTESFHCPPAQSCYPATTKHECSDKLAQCRQARRTRSEVSLLWKNNLPIMVEVMLLPDCCYSDDGPTTEGIDLNDPAIKQDALLLERWILEPVPRQSGDRFIEEKTLLLAVRSFVFFSQLSAWLSVSHGAIPRNILYRISAADVDLQWNFSQTPIEHVFPVPNVSHNVALKVSVQSLPRQSNYPVLTCSIHTNIGLYEKRIQEHELKAHQHRNSNEAEQCSTNSSQRLCSKQSWALAPENAKNGTTSEYTAAVKNVKLYPGTGNKSDYGTCQANILGFSGRGDRKSHETPVRTLKSFSMIDSSVSSHQSSWPSVGETNPLIGSLIQDRQEVIARIAQHLIHCDPSTSHVPGHPFNMQESSSLNSKLFRVAQENENVRKCKEPFSISFGSPELSSSEDTSEGKIQVKTETLRSATGISDGLYSRQSVGETNPLIGSLLQERQDVIARIAQHLEHIDPTASHLSRQSFNMHDSSSVPSKVFRSLYEDKNLLKKNKDDTSISISNTKFSFLEDSSEGTNLIPKKSLSSFKCDSKVKSSLKPQIRNLYQDNPSEIIQNTFQERQNKTAGILTPSNMPHCKKNNLDLTVRLENTLSECQFKEQEISNETDKQYSNCNNIEKQICTNKYKEKIKNENCNPESFNNDQFEDSKKNDSKIKTAMLEMSGYLNKHENKCSNKDFKRPKTCEQNNQLNSIENYLSNNEVFKCKKPDQLKNEQDKKEETIDEKFQNCSQRKNIKNCLSTCERLKSTEALQKTIPLKHSSVWRKHNFHSLDGISTRAFHPRTGLPLLSSPVPQRKTQSGCFDLDSSLLHLKSLSSRSPRPCLNIEDDPDIHEKPFLSSSAPPITSLSLLGNFEESVLNYRLDPLGIVDGFTAEVGASGVFCPTHLTLPVEVSFYSVSDDNAPSPYMGVITLESLGKRGYRVPPSGTIQVTLFNPNKTVVKMFVVIYDLRDMPANHQTFLRQRTFSVPVKQEMKRSVNKENIRHTEERLLRYLIHLRFQSSKSGKIYLHRDVRLLFSRKSMEVDSGAAYELKSYTESPTNPQFSPRC
- the ATOSA gene encoding protein FAM214A isoform X2 — protein: MQYNSVSPSPNKCNALDEYFEYDAEEFLVSLALLITEGRTPECSVKGRTESFHCPPAQSCYPATTKHECSDKLAQCRQARRTRSEVSLLWKNNLPIMVEVMLLPDCCYSDDGPTTEGIDLNDPAIKQDALLLERWILEPVPRQSGDRFIEEKTLLLAVRSFVFFSQLSAWLSVSHGAIPRNILYRISAADVDLQWNFSQTPIEHVFPVPNVSHNVALKVSVQSLPRQSNYPVLTCSIHTNIGLYEKRIQEHELKAHQHRNSNEAEQCSTNSSQRLCSKQSWALAPENAKNGTTSEYTAAVKNVKLYPGTGNKSDYGTCQANILGFSGRGDRKSHETPVRTLKSFSMIDSSVSSHQSSWPSVGETNPLIGSLIQDRQEVIARIAQHLIHCDPSTSHVPGHPFNMQESSSLNSKLFRVAQENENVRKCKEPFSISFGSPELSSSEDTSEGKIQVKTETLRSATGISDGLYSRQSVGETNPLIGSLLQERQDVIARIAQHLEHIDPTASHLSRQSFNMHDSSSVPSKVFRSLYEDKNLLKKNKDDTSISISNTKFSFLEDSSEGTNLIPKKSLSSFKCDSKVKSSLKPQIRNLYQDNPSEIIQNTFQERQNKTAGILTPSNMPHCKKNNLDLTVRLENTLSECQFKEQEISNETDKQYSNCNNIEKQICTNKYKEKIKNENCNPESFNNDQFEDSKKNDSKIKTAMLEMSGYLNKHENKCSNKDFKRPKTCEQNNQLNSIENYLSNNEVFKCKKPDQLKNEQDKKEETIDEKFQNCSQRKNIKNCLSTCERLKSTEALKTIPLKHSSVWRKHNFHSLDGISTRAFHPRTGLPLLSSPVPQRKTQSGCFDLDSSLLHLKSLSSRSPRPCLNIEDDPDIHEKPFLSSSAPPITSLSLLGNFEESVLNYRLDPLGIVDGFTAEVGASGVFCPTHLTLPVEVSFYSVSDDNAPSPYMGVITLESLGKRGYRVPPSGTIQVTLFNPNKTVVKMFVVIYDLRDMPANHQTFLRQRTFSVPVKQEMKRSVNKENIRHTEERLLRYLIHLRFQSSKSGKIYLHRDVRLLFSRKSMEVDSGAAYELKSYTESPTNPQFSPRC
- the ATOSA gene encoding protein FAM214A isoform X3, which codes for MVFSGNKGLHREDALDEYFEYDAEEFLVSLALLITEGRTPECSVKGRTESFHCPPAQSCYPATTKHECSDKLAQCRQARRTRSEVSLLWKNNLPIMVEVMLLPDCCYSDDGPTTEGIDLNDPAIKQDALLLERWILEPVPRQSGDRFIEEKTLLLAVRSFVFFSQLSAWLSVSHGAIPRNILYRISAADVDLQWNFSQTPIEHVFPVPNVSHNVALKVSVQSLPRQSNYPVLTCSIHTNIGLYEKRIQEHELKAHQHRNSNEAEQCSTNSSQRLCSKQSWALAPENAKNGTTSEYTAAVKNVKLYPGTGNKSDYGTCQANILGFSGRGDRKSHETPVRTLKSFSMIDSSVSSHQSSWPSVGETNPLIGSLIQDRQEVIARIAQHLIHCDPSTSHVPGHPFNMQESSSLNSKLFRVAQENENVRKCKEPFSISFGSPELSSSEDTSEGKIQVKTETLRSATGISDGLYSRQSVGETNPLIGSLLQERQDVIARIAQHLEHIDPTASHLSRQSFNMHDSSSVPSKVFRSLYEDKNLLKKNKDDTSISISNTKFSFLEDSSEGTNLIPKKSLSSFKCDSKVKSSLKPQIRNLYQDNPSEIIQNTFQERQNKTAGILTPSNMPHCKKNNLDLTVRLENTLSECQFKEQEISNETDKQYSNCNNIEKQICTNKYKEKIKNENCNPESFNNDQFEDSKKNDSKIKTAMLEMSGYLNKHENKCSNKDFKRPKTCEQNNQLNSIENYLSNNEVFKCKKPDQLKNEQDKKEETIDEKFQNCSQRKNIKNCLSTCERLKSTEALQKTIPLKHSSVWRKHNFHSLDGISTRAFHPRTGLPLLSSPVPQRKTQSGCFDLDSSLLHLKSLSSRSPRPCLNIEDDPDIHEKPFLSSSAPPITSLSLLGNFEESVLNYRLDPLGIVDGFTAEVGASGVFCPTHLTLPVEVSFYSVSDDNAPSPYMGVITLESLGKRGYRVPPSGTIQVTLFNPNKTVVKMFVVIYDLRDMPANHQTFLRQRTFSVPVKQEMKRSVNKENIRHTEERLLRYLIHLRFQSSKSGKIYLHRDVRLLFSRKSMEVDSGAAYELKSYTESPTNPQFSPRC
- the ATOSA gene encoding protein FAM214A isoform X1; its protein translation is MQYNSVSPSPNKCNALDEYFEYDAEEFLVSLALLITEGRTPECSVKGRTESFHCPPAQSCYPATTKHECSDKLAQCRQARRTRSEVSLLWKNNLPIMVEVMLLPDCCYSDDGPTTEGIDLNDPAIKQDALLLERWILEPVPRQSGDRFIEEKTLLLAVRSFVFFSQLSAWLSVSHGAIPRNILYRISAADVDLQWNFSQTPIEHVFPVPNVSHNVALKVSVQSLPRQSNYPVLTCSIHTNIGLYEKRIQEHELKAHQHRNSNEAEQCSTNSSQRLCSKQSWALAPENAKNGTTSEYTAAVKNVKLYPGTGNKSDYGTCQANILGFSGRGDRKSHETPVRTLKSFSMIDSSVSSHQSSWPSVGETNPLIGSLIQDRQEVIARIAQHLIHCDPSTSHVPGHPFNMQESSSLNSKLFRVAQENENVRKCKEPFSISFGSPELSSSEDTSEGKIQVKTETLRSATGISDGLYSRQSVGETNPLIGSLLQERQDVIARIAQHLEHIDPTASHLSRQSFNMHDSSSVPSKVFRSLYEDKNLLKKNKDDTSISISNTKFSFLEDSSEGTNLIPKKSLSSFKCDSKVKSSLKPQIRNLYQDNPSEIIQNTFQERQNKTAGILTPSNMPHCKKNNLDLTVRLENTLSECQFKEQEISNETDKQYSNCNNIEKQICTNKYKEKIKNENCNPESFNNDQFEDSKKNDSKIKTAMLEMSGYLNKHENKCSNKDFKRPKTCEQNNQLNSIENYLSNNEVFKCKKPDQLKNEQDKKEETIDEKFQNCSQRKNIKNCLSTCERLKSTEALQKTIPLKHSSVWRKHNFHSLDGISTRAFHPRTGLPLLSSPVPQRKTQSGCFDLDSSLLHLKSLSSRSPRPCLNIEDDPDIHEKPFLSSSAPPITSLSLLGNFEESVLNYRLDPLGIVDGFTAEVGASGVFCPTHLTLPVEVSFYSVSDDNAPSPYMGVITLESLGKRGYRVPPSGTIQVTLFNPNKTVVKMFVVIYDLRDMPANHQTFLRQRTFSVPVKQEMKRSVNKENIRHTEERLLRYLIHLRFQSSKSGKIYLHRDVRLLFSRKSMEVDSGAAYELKSYTESPTNPQFSPRC